A single genomic interval of Novosphingobium ginsenosidimutans harbors:
- a CDS encoding DUF2059 domain-containing protein gives MKHLLLIAAVTLSSPVLAQEAPAPQPGVEAPAAEPARLAAAQAVVDKLFPTGTYARIMNGTMDTVMKGAMASVGELPLKDLAGIGGVPEEQLKQMGDGKLKEMLAILDPAFDQRMAASMRAMMPELTKLMTQFEPGIREGLTAAYARRYTPEQLAEMGQFFSTPTGSLYASESMVIFMDPEVVNRMMGMIPEMTKQMPTVMGSVERAIASLPKPKSLEDLTKTERTRLAALLGVSEAELIKRNKTDKRR, from the coding sequence ATGAAACACCTGCTGCTGATTGCCGCAGTCACCTTGTCCAGCCCGGTCCTGGCCCAGGAAGCGCCAGCGCCGCAGCCAGGTGTCGAAGCTCCGGCGGCCGAACCGGCCCGTTTGGCAGCAGCCCAAGCCGTGGTCGACAAGCTCTTTCCGACCGGCACCTATGCGCGGATTATGAACGGGACGATGGACACCGTCATGAAAGGCGCCATGGCCAGCGTCGGCGAGCTGCCACTGAAGGATCTTGCCGGGATCGGCGGCGTTCCGGAAGAACAGCTCAAGCAAATGGGCGATGGCAAGCTCAAGGAAATGCTGGCGATTCTCGATCCTGCCTTTGACCAACGGATGGCCGCCAGCATGCGGGCAATGATGCCCGAGCTCACCAAGCTGATGACCCAGTTCGAACCCGGCATTCGCGAAGGACTGACCGCTGCTTACGCCCGCCGCTACACGCCCGAGCAGTTGGCTGAAATGGGCCAGTTCTTCAGCACCCCAACGGGGTCGCTCTATGCCTCCGAATCGATGGTGATCTTCATGGATCCCGAGGTCGTGAACCGAATGATGGGCATGATACCAGAGATGACCAAACAGATGCCCACCGTGATGGGCTCTGTCGAACGCGCGATAGCCAGCCTGCCGAAGCCCAAGTCCCTCGAAGACCTCACCAAGACGGAGCGCACCCGCCTCGCAGCCTTGCTCGGGGTTAGCGAAGCCGAACTGATCAAGCGCAACAAGACCGATAAGCGCAGATAG
- a CDS encoding chorismate mutase, with amino-acid sequence MSEPDPVLAGYRASIDNIDAALIHILAERFRITKAVGTYKAEHALPASDPGREERQIARLRRLAVEANLDPEFSEKFLRFIIQEVIRHHEQAAEAK; translated from the coding sequence ATGTCCGAACCCGATCCCGTCCTCGCCGGCTATCGTGCCTCCATCGACAATATCGATGCCGCCTTGATCCACATCCTGGCCGAACGGTTCCGGATTACAAAGGCAGTGGGCACCTACAAGGCCGAGCATGCCCTGCCGGCTTCCGACCCCGGCCGCGAGGAACGCCAGATCGCCCGGCTGCGGCGCCTTGCCGTGGAGGCGAACCTCGATCCGGAGTTCTCAGAGAAGTTCCTGCGCTTCATCATCCAGGAAGTGATCCGCCATCACGAGCAGGCAGCTGAAGCGAAGTAG
- a CDS encoding polyprenyl synthetase family protein, translating to MSADIIPLRKRATEPSLAPILALTADGMNAVNAVILDRMQSRIPLIPTLAGHLIAGGGKRMRPMLTLAGAALCDYHGTRHHKLAAAVEFIHTATLLHDDVVDGSELRRGKSTANIVFGNPATVLVGDFLFTRSFELMVEDGSLKVLKILSNASSVISEGEVDQLTAQRQIETSEERYLSIIGSKTAALFAAATRIAAVVAERSEADERALEDYGRNLGIAFQLVDDAMDYDSDAGEMGKGKGDDFREGKMTLPVILAYARGSDEERRFWQDAIQGHRSSDADLAHAISLIARHDTVSATRERARHFAQRAIDAIAGFPAGAAHAAMVEAAEFAVARRF from the coding sequence ATGAGCGCTGACATTATCCCGCTGCGCAAGCGCGCCACCGAGCCTTCACTGGCGCCGATCCTTGCCCTCACGGCCGACGGCATGAACGCCGTTAATGCCGTGATCCTTGACCGGATGCAGAGCCGCATCCCGTTGATCCCGACCCTGGCAGGACATCTTATCGCCGGCGGCGGCAAGCGGATGCGGCCGATGTTGACGCTGGCCGGTGCGGCGCTGTGCGATTACCACGGCACGCGGCACCATAAGCTCGCCGCTGCGGTGGAGTTCATTCACACCGCTACCCTGCTGCACGACGATGTGGTCGATGGCTCCGAACTGCGCCGCGGCAAGTCGACTGCCAATATCGTATTCGGCAACCCGGCTACCGTGCTGGTCGGCGACTTCCTGTTTACCCGCTCGTTCGAATTGATGGTTGAGGATGGCAGCCTAAAGGTGCTGAAGATCCTATCCAACGCAAGCTCGGTCATATCGGAGGGCGAGGTCGACCAATTGACCGCCCAGCGCCAGATTGAGACGAGCGAAGAACGCTATCTCTCGATCATCGGTTCGAAGACCGCTGCACTGTTTGCCGCCGCCACCCGCATCGCCGCCGTGGTGGCCGAGCGCAGCGAAGCGGACGAGCGCGCGCTGGAAGACTATGGCCGCAACCTCGGCATCGCCTTCCAGCTGGTCGACGATGCGATGGATTATGATTCCGACGCCGGCGAGATGGGCAAGGGCAAGGGCGATGATTTCCGCGAGGGCAAGATGACCCTGCCGGTGATTCTGGCTTACGCCCGTGGTTCAGATGAAGAGCGGCGCTTCTGGCAAGATGCGATCCAGGGCCATCGCAGTTCGGATGCCGACCTGGCCCATGCGATCTCGCTGATTGCGCGGCATGATACCGTCAGCGCCACGCGTGAACGTGCCCGCCATTTCGCCCAGCGCGCGATCGATGCTATTGCCGGTTTTCCGGCAGGCGCAGCCCATGCGGCGATGGTCGAAGCAGCCGAATTCGCTGTCGCACGGCGCTTCTAA
- a CDS encoding DUF1153 domain-containing protein, translated as MLGYTNSRPVRIVGPNREILTLETLPPPHTTRWVASRKAQVVTAVQSGLLPLDEALSRYNLSLAEYYSWEDALDRSGVAGLRVAAVQLDRAARRSRQLLNS; from the coding sequence ATGCTTGGATATACGAATTCGCGCCCGGTCCGGATTGTTGGTCCGAACCGAGAAATACTCACCCTGGAAACTCTGCCGCCGCCGCACACCACGCGCTGGGTCGCAAGCCGCAAGGCTCAGGTTGTTACAGCAGTCCAGTCGGGCTTGCTGCCGCTCGACGAAGCGCTGTCACGCTACAACCTGTCACTTGCCGAATACTATAGCTGGGAAGACGCGCTGGATCGCTCCGGTGTTGCTGGCCTGCGCGTTGCCGCAGTTCAGCTTGATCGCGCCGCGCGGCGGAGCCGGCAGCTGCTGAATTCCTGA
- the hrpB gene encoding ATP-dependent helicase HrpB, protein MSTLPIHAVLPDLLAALRRRASAVLIAPPGAGKTTAVAPALLGEDWCTGGTVIILSPRRVAARAAAERMAELLGEPVGETIGYLTRLDSKRSAKTRVLVMTEAIFVSSLLNDPELAGVSAVLFDEAHERNLDSDLGLALAIESQSVLREDLRLVVMSATLDGARFARLLGDAPVIESEGKAWPLATRWLGARPEMRLDEAMASAILTAWREEQGDILAFLPGVGEIERTRERLVQRLADVPILPLHGQCEPAAQRAAIRRDPEGRRRIVLATAIAETSLTLDGVSVVVDAGLSRRAEFDKAAGVTRLVTHRASQAAAAQRAGRAARQGPGVAYRLWEEAAHAGRPAFEPPEILTSDLAPLLLTLAQWGATNVPEMAWLDPPPAAALAAAQTGLQALGALDDAGAITPHGRSMASLPMAPGLAHMLLYAAQHDAAEDAAKLALLLQERGLGGRGEDLAQRLDRWNGDRSPRAEASRQLARRWAVRARELVPDCCDDQPPLAILLAEAFPDNLAKRRDAAGEDWLTAGGRGLRIDPTTSLARAEWLAVGDAQGEAKGARITGAIALSETEVQRWLLHRIERRSVLRWVSDERRVEALVESRLGAIGLARGSDPSPDPAAIRAFLIERIRKDGLDVVPFGQSSQALRKRARFAGIEVLSDQALLADLDEWLGPMLSRRLDALEHSKLHDALRARLDYSALQTLDKLVPAQFTSPAGTSHAIDYDDPGGPSVEVRVQALFGIDRHPTFGQPPLPLLLKLTDPGGKPLQTTRDLPGFWRGSWKDVQRDMKGRYPKHRWPDAPWTEDPSLKTKNAFEASRRS, encoded by the coding sequence GTGAGCACGCTGCCGATCCATGCTGTCCTGCCAGACCTGTTGGCTGCCCTGAGGAGGCGGGCATCAGCAGTGCTGATAGCGCCGCCGGGGGCGGGCAAGACGACAGCGGTCGCACCGGCCCTGCTTGGTGAAGATTGGTGTACCGGTGGTACTGTTATTATCCTCTCGCCGCGCCGGGTTGCTGCGCGTGCGGCAGCCGAGCGCATGGCGGAACTGCTCGGCGAACCGGTCGGCGAGACCATCGGCTACCTTACGCGCCTGGATAGCAAACGCTCAGCCAAGACCCGCGTGCTCGTGATGACCGAGGCGATCTTCGTCTCATCGCTGCTCAACGATCCGGAACTGGCGGGCGTTTCGGCCGTGCTGTTCGACGAGGCCCACGAACGGAACCTCGATAGCGACCTTGGCCTGGCCCTTGCGATCGAGAGCCAGAGCGTGCTGCGCGAGGACCTGCGGCTGGTGGTAATGTCAGCGACGCTCGACGGCGCTCGCTTCGCCCGCCTGCTTGGCGATGCGCCGGTGATCGAGAGCGAAGGCAAGGCCTGGCCTTTGGCAACCCGCTGGCTCGGCGCGCGTCCCGAAATGCGCTTGGACGAGGCCATGGCGAGCGCAATCCTGACCGCCTGGCGGGAGGAGCAGGGCGATATCCTGGCCTTCCTGCCTGGTGTCGGTGAGATTGAGCGGACCCGTGAGCGGCTGGTGCAGCGATTGGCCGATGTACCGATCCTGCCGCTTCACGGACAATGCGAACCCGCTGCCCAACGCGCAGCAATCAGGCGTGATCCGGAGGGGCGACGAAGGATCGTGCTGGCAACTGCCATTGCCGAAACATCCCTGACCCTCGATGGCGTTTCAGTCGTGGTCGATGCGGGCCTCTCGCGCCGTGCGGAATTTGACAAAGCGGCCGGGGTCACGCGGCTGGTCACGCACCGCGCTTCGCAAGCCGCTGCTGCCCAGCGGGCAGGACGTGCGGCACGGCAAGGGCCGGGGGTTGCCTATCGGCTGTGGGAAGAAGCGGCCCATGCAGGCCGCCCGGCCTTCGAGCCACCGGAGATCCTGACCAGCGATCTTGCTCCGCTGCTGCTGACTCTGGCGCAGTGGGGCGCAACCAATGTGCCTGAGATGGCCTGGCTCGATCCGCCGCCGGCCGCAGCTCTGGCCGCAGCGCAGACTGGCTTGCAGGCACTCGGTGCACTCGACGACGCGGGGGCTATCACACCGCACGGACGCAGCATGGCGAGCCTGCCGATGGCACCCGGGCTGGCTCACATGCTGCTCTATGCTGCGCAGCATGATGCAGCCGAAGATGCCGCGAAGCTGGCACTCTTGCTGCAAGAACGCGGCTTGGGTGGCCGCGGGGAGGACCTGGCACAGCGCCTGGACCGCTGGAATGGCGATCGCTCGCCCCGCGCTGAAGCATCACGGCAATTGGCACGGCGCTGGGCTGTTCGGGCCAGGGAATTGGTTCCGGATTGCTGCGACGATCAGCCGCCGCTGGCCATTCTGTTGGCAGAGGCTTTTCCGGACAATTTGGCCAAGCGCCGTGATGCTGCTGGCGAAGACTGGCTGACCGCCGGGGGCAGGGGACTGCGGATTGATCCAACCACTTCACTAGCTAGGGCGGAATGGCTTGCAGTCGGCGATGCCCAGGGTGAAGCCAAGGGTGCGCGGATCACTGGCGCGATTGCCCTGAGCGAAACCGAGGTCCAGCGTTGGCTTCTGCATCGCATCGAACGTCGTTCCGTGCTGCGCTGGGTATCGGACGAGCGCCGGGTCGAAGCATTGGTCGAGTCCCGCCTTGGCGCGATTGGCCTGGCCCGCGGATCCGATCCCTCGCCCGATCCTGCCGCGATCCGAGCCTTCCTGATCGAACGCATTCGAAAGGACGGGCTGGATGTGGTGCCCTTCGGCCAGTCGAGCCAGGCACTGCGCAAACGTGCGCGGTTTGCCGGGATCGAGGTGCTTTCCGACCAAGCACTGTTGGCCGATCTTGATGAGTGGCTTGGCCCGATGCTCTCCCGCCGGCTCGACGCGCTCGAGCACAGCAAGCTGCATGACGCCTTGCGGGCCCGGCTGGACTACTCGGCGCTGCAGACGCTCGACAAGCTGGTGCCAGCGCAGTTCACCTCGCCGGCCGGAACAAGCCATGCCATTGATTACGACGATCCCGGCGGACCTTCGGTCGAAGTTCGCGTCCAGGCGCTGTTCGGGATCGACCGGCACCCCACATTTGGGCAGCCGCCACTGCCGTTGCTGCTCAAGCTGACCGATCCAGGCGGCAAGCCATTACAGACCACGCGCGACCTGCCGGGCTTTTGGCGCGGATCGTGGAAGGACGTGCAGCGGGACATGAAGGGCCGCTATCCCAAGCACCGCTGGCCCGACGCCCCGTGGACCGAGGATCCCAGCCTCAAGACGAAAAACGCCTTCGAAGCGTCGCGCCGCTCTTGA
- a CDS encoding ETC complex I subunit: MSARIYQRPKNAMQSGKALLDQWILDFAPAEARKPDPLMGWSGSGDTQTQVQLRFATMAEAQAYAAKHGIAATVHATPPRRLKLQSYADNFR; the protein is encoded by the coding sequence ATGTCTGCACGCATTTACCAACGCCCCAAGAACGCCATGCAGTCGGGCAAGGCCCTGCTGGACCAGTGGATCCTCGATTTCGCCCCGGCTGAGGCACGCAAGCCTGATCCGCTGATGGGCTGGTCGGGTTCGGGCGATACGCAGACCCAGGTGCAGCTAAGGTTTGCGACCATGGCCGAAGCTCAGGCCTATGCCGCCAAACATGGCATTGCCGCGACGGTGCACGCCACCCCGCCGCGCCGCCTCAAGCTGCAGAGCTACGCCGACAATTTCCGCTGA
- a CDS encoding DNA polymerase III subunit gamma/tau — translation MDDSPDIFGDEPEEEALSAADLEAAGQESMFGAPEPRQAPKPAAAAPVISAQPYRVLARKYRSQTFAELIGQDAMVQTLANAIKRDRLAHAFLMTGIRGVGKTSTARLIAKALNCVGPDGQGGPTIDPCGQCEPCLAIAEGRHIDVIEMDAASHTGVDDVREIIEAVRYAAVSARYKIYIIDEVHMLSRNAFNALLKTLEEPPPHVKFLFATTEVDKLPVTVLSRCQRFDLKRIPSELLADHFAMICGKEGVEAEPEALAMIAAAADGSVRDGLSILDQAIAHADLGGDGKVSAVQVQEMLGLADKTAQRRLFAALVGGDATGLLDLIDQQFALGVDPPALLRGALELTHRVTLAQLGRDESSFSVDERNAVSEWAQRLSAGQLHRLWQLLLKGHDEVKTAPDPLVAARMALLRVLHASDLPDPGTLAKQLESALANAPRAESGAAPALEAAPVASLGWEQLIETVDRSGQLRVAQVMRDWVRVITLTPGELTYAVAAGYPGDVGPELRDALLRATGERWTVQRGEGEGAPTLREQAEAKKAAEDAALRSHPLVEAAFAVFPQAEIIEDTPDARVASLGNKWRN, via the coding sequence ATGGACGATTCACCCGACATTTTCGGCGACGAGCCTGAAGAAGAGGCCCTGAGTGCAGCCGATCTCGAGGCTGCCGGTCAGGAGTCGATGTTCGGCGCGCCAGAGCCGCGCCAGGCGCCGAAGCCAGCTGCTGCCGCTCCGGTGATTTCTGCGCAGCCCTATCGGGTGCTCGCCCGCAAGTATCGATCCCAGACCTTTGCCGAGCTGATCGGCCAGGATGCGATGGTCCAGACCCTGGCCAACGCGATCAAGCGTGACCGGCTTGCCCATGCCTTTCTGATGACGGGCATCCGCGGGGTGGGGAAGACCTCGACCGCGCGGCTGATTGCCAAGGCGCTCAATTGCGTTGGGCCGGATGGGCAGGGCGGCCCGACCATCGATCCTTGCGGGCAATGCGAGCCGTGCCTGGCGATCGCCGAGGGCCGCCACATCGACGTGATCGAGATGGACGCCGCCAGCCACACCGGCGTGGATGACGTGCGCGAGATCATCGAGGCGGTCCGCTATGCTGCCGTTTCCGCGCGCTACAAGATCTACATCATCGACGAAGTCCACATGCTCAGCCGCAACGCCTTCAACGCGCTGCTCAAGACGCTGGAAGAGCCGCCTCCGCATGTGAAGTTCCTGTTTGCAACAACCGAGGTCGACAAGCTGCCGGTTACAGTGCTTTCGCGCTGCCAACGGTTCGACCTGAAGCGGATCCCGTCTGAACTGCTCGCCGATCACTTCGCGATGATCTGCGGCAAGGAAGGGGTCGAGGCCGAGCCTGAAGCCTTGGCGATGATCGCTGCGGCTGCAGACGGTTCGGTCCGCGATGGCCTTTCGATCCTTGATCAAGCGATTGCGCATGCTGATCTGGGCGGCGATGGCAAGGTTAGTGCTGTCCAGGTTCAGGAAATGCTGGGCCTGGCTGACAAGACGGCGCAGCGCCGACTGTTTGCGGCGCTGGTAGGTGGCGATGCTACTGGCTTGCTGGACCTGATCGACCAGCAGTTCGCCCTTGGCGTCGACCCCCCTGCGCTGCTGCGCGGTGCACTTGAGTTAACCCACCGCGTGACGCTGGCGCAGCTTGGCCGCGACGAATCTTCCTTCTCCGTAGATGAACGCAATGCAGTGAGCGAATGGGCCCAACGCTTGTCGGCCGGCCAGTTGCACCGTTTGTGGCAGCTGCTGTTGAAGGGCCATGACGAGGTCAAGACTGCGCCGGACCCGCTGGTCGCCGCGCGGATGGCGCTGCTGCGCGTGCTGCATGCTTCGGACCTGCCCGATCCGGGCACTTTGGCAAAGCAGCTGGAAAGCGCGCTGGCCAATGCCCCAAGAGCTGAAAGCGGCGCCGCACCCGCGCTGGAAGCAGCTCCGGTTGCAAGCCTGGGTTGGGAGCAGTTGATCGAAACAGTCGATCGTTCTGGCCAGCTTCGTGTCGCGCAAGTGATGCGCGATTGGGTGCGCGTCATAACCCTGACACCCGGCGAGCTGACCTATGCCGTCGCCGCAGGCTATCCAGGCGATGTTGGCCCCGAGCTGCGCGATGCGCTGCTCCGCGCTACGGGTGAGCGCTGGACCGTTCAGCGCGGCGAGGGCGAGGGAGCGCCGACCTTGCGTGAGCAGGCCGAAGCGAAAAAGGCCGCCGAAGATGCGGCGCTGAGGAGCCACCCGCTGGTCGAGGCTGCGTTCGCGGTCTTCCCGCAGGCTGAGATTATCGAAGACACGCCCGACGCCCGCGTCGCGAGCTTGGGCAACAAGTGGAGAAACTGA
- a CDS encoding YbaB/EbfC family nucleoid-associated protein, whose translation MKSMEEMLKAAQQAAETIQKQMTESQTKLDGIEVEGRAGGGLVTIRASAKGRIIGVNIDDSLLKPEEKGILEDLIAAAFNDARAKADEVAGQEMARMQSGMGLPPGFKLPGM comes from the coding sequence GTGAAGTCGATGGAAGAGATGCTCAAGGCCGCACAGCAAGCCGCCGAGACCATCCAGAAGCAGATGACCGAAAGCCAGACCAAGCTCGATGGGATTGAAGTTGAAGGGCGGGCTGGCGGCGGACTCGTCACGATCCGCGCCTCGGCGAAGGGCCGGATCATTGGCGTCAACATCGATGACAGCCTGCTCAAGCCCGAAGAAAAGGGTATTCTCGAAGACTTGATCGCCGCTGCATTTAACGACGCGCGCGCCAAGGCGGATGAGGTGGCCGGTCAGGAAATGGCCCGGATGCAGTCGGGCATGGGTTTGCCGCCAGGGTTCAAACTGCCAGGAATGTAA
- a CDS encoding metal-dependent hydrolase family protein, whose amino-acid sequence MKRLALSLSVAAAVLAVPALAKPTVITADRYLDVAKGTYVEHPAIFVDDAGRITGIADARVIKLSADAQVIDLPGKTLVPGLIDMHVHLDGPADIGGYRGLEFTDSFFAMTAVGNARAMLDAGFTTVRNVGSGNRNDIGLKQAIANGYAIGPRIVPAGYALGATGGHCDSTFLPPSLEKATKEEGVGDGEEELRYQVRRQRKFGAEVIKVCATGGVFSRNTEPGQQQLSESELRAIVDEAQMWGLRVAAHAHGAQGIKAAIRAGIDTIEHVSLVDDEGIKLAAARPKPVYFSMDIKNTDYTQAEGKKNGVLEDNLRKDREVAQIQRDNFRKAFKAGVKMVFGSDAGVMPHGQVGQQFATMVQYGMTPLDAIRAATLTAAQALGQEGDVGQIATGRYADLVAVEGDVLTNVRLLEKPAAVIKGGKRIESAR is encoded by the coding sequence ATGAAGCGCCTTGCTCTTTCGCTTTCGGTCGCCGCCGCGGTGCTCGCTGTTCCGGCGCTGGCCAAGCCGACAGTGATCACCGCCGACCGCTATCTCGATGTCGCGAAAGGGACCTATGTTGAGCACCCGGCGATCTTCGTTGACGATGCTGGGCGCATTACCGGCATTGCCGATGCGCGAGTCATCAAGCTTTCTGCCGATGCGCAAGTAATCGACCTGCCCGGCAAGACCCTCGTACCCGGCCTGATCGACATGCATGTCCACCTTGACGGTCCCGCAGACATTGGCGGCTATCGCGGGCTAGAGTTCACCGACAGCTTCTTTGCGATGACTGCGGTCGGCAACGCGCGCGCCATGCTCGACGCTGGTTTCACCACAGTTCGCAATGTCGGTTCGGGCAACCGCAACGATATCGGCTTGAAGCAGGCAATTGCGAATGGTTACGCGATCGGCCCTCGGATTGTCCCAGCTGGCTACGCCCTGGGCGCCACTGGCGGGCACTGCGATTCTACTTTCCTGCCGCCCTCGCTCGAAAAGGCGACGAAGGAGGAAGGCGTCGGCGATGGCGAGGAGGAGCTGCGTTACCAAGTTCGCCGCCAGCGCAAGTTCGGCGCTGAAGTGATCAAGGTCTGCGCCACTGGCGGGGTCTTCAGCCGCAATACCGAGCCTGGCCAGCAGCAGCTTAGCGAGAGCGAGCTGCGGGCAATCGTCGATGAAGCGCAGATGTGGGGCCTGCGCGTTGCTGCCCACGCCCATGGCGCTCAGGGGATCAAGGCGGCGATCAGGGCTGGGATCGACACGATCGAGCACGTTAGCCTGGTTGACGATGAAGGGATCAAGCTGGCCGCAGCGCGTCCCAAGCCGGTCTATTTCTCGATGGACATCAAGAATACCGACTACACCCAGGCCGAAGGCAAAAAGAACGGCGTGCTGGAAGACAACCTGCGCAAGGACCGCGAAGTGGCGCAGATTCAGCGCGACAACTTCCGCAAGGCCTTCAAGGCAGGCGTAAAGATGGTGTTCGGATCGGATGCCGGGGTCATGCCTCACGGGCAAGTTGGCCAACAGTTCGCCACGATGGTCCAATACGGCATGACCCCGCTCGATGCGATCCGCGCCGCAACCCTCACCGCCGCGCAGGCGCTCGGCCAAGAGGGCGATGTTGGCCAGATTGCAACGGGGCGTTATGCAGATCTGGTCGCGGTTGAGGGCGACGTTCTGACCAACGTCCGCCTGCTCGAAAAGCCGGCAGCCGTCATCAAGGGCGGTAAGCGGATCGAATCGGCGCGCTGA